A part of Arachis hypogaea cultivar Tifrunner chromosome 12, arahy.Tifrunner.gnm2.J5K5, whole genome shotgun sequence genomic DNA contains:
- the LOC112730584 gene encoding uncharacterized protein has protein sequence MVGRPFTWTNRRQGEDLVKERLDLYLVGIEWKLKFPNAVVHRLTKSGSDHAPILMETEPQCWHSKRRFKYQERWCGEEDVIRIVSEVWRMEVVGSAMFSLGQKLKVCRHRLVQWQKTHKANSQKEIEDLQAKLEELRVAGINRGEEVTCLEEKLQLAYLKEESYWREKSRVKWLKEGDQNTRFFHQKFQSRMRRNRIWRLVGRDNEIASKLEDIAKVAEDYFCDIFTSSCSADPNPYLEDLEPKVTASMNRRIQRPVTMDEVKRAIFSVHTQSAPGDDGFTAKFFHFFWDIVGGDVFKAVRSFFHSGRILKNFNHTQICLIPKVPDASDMTQSAPNTSQSILELLEIYEGFSGQKVNLNKSAIFFSHNTPQNTRLAVAQTLNIEHIGAQDKYLGLPSVVQKSKKATFGAIKDKVQKKIMGWKRSLLSSGGRHTLLRAVGEAIPIYTLSCFKLPDTLLTEIHSMLSQFWWVKKVQNEEWFGLNRTQ, from the exons ATGGTGGGGCGCCCTTTCACGTGGACAAATCGAAGACAAGGAGAGGATTTGGTGAAGGAGAGGCTTGACCTCTATTTAGTTGGGATAGAATGGAAGTTGAAGTTTCCGAATGCAGTGGTGCACAGGCTCACAAAGTCAGGCTCGGATCATGCTCCAATTTTGATGGAAACTGAACCTCAATGCTGGCATAGTAAAAGGCGGTTTAAATACCAGGAACGTTGGTGTGGAGAAGAGGATGTCATAAGAATTGTCAGTGAAGTGTGGAGAATGGAAGTTGTAGGCTCGGCTATGTTCTCCTTGGGCCAAAAGTTGAAAGTTTGTAGACATAGACTAGTTCAATGGCAGAAAACTCACAAAGCAAACTCCCAGAAAGAAATTGAGGACCTTCAAGCTAAACTAGAGGAGTTGCGGGTGGCTGGAATCAATAGGGGAGAGGAGGTTACCTGTTTGGAGGAGAAGTTACAGCTggcatatttgaaagaagagagctATTGGCGAGAAAAATCTAGAGTCAAGTGGCTAAAAGAAGGAGATCAGAACACTAGATTCTTTCACCAGAAATTTCAATCAAGGATGCGAAGGAACAGAATTTGGAGATTAGTGGGGAGGGACAATGAGATTGCATCGAAACTTGAGGATATTGCAAAGGTAGCTGAAGACTACTTTTGcgatatttttacttcttcttgTTCGGCTGATCCGAATCCATACTTAGAGGATTTGGAGCCTAAGGTTACAGCTTCCATGAACCGTAGGATCCAAAGGCCAGTAACTATGGACGAAGTCAAAAGAGCTATATTTAGTGTTCATACTCAGAGTGCTCCTGGTGATGATGGGTTTACAGCtaagttttttcactttttctgggaTATAGTTGGAGGTGACGTTTTTAAGGCAGTGAGAAGTTTCTTTCACAGTGGCAGAATTCTAAAAAACTTCAATCATACTCAAATTTGTTTAATTCCAAAGGTGCCAGATGCCAGTGATATGACTCAG AGCGCACCTAATACAAGCCAAAGTATTCTAGAATTGCTAGAGATCTATGAGGGTTTCAGTGGGCAAAAAGTCAATTTGAATAAGTCGGCTATCTTTTTCAGTCACAACACACCTCAGAACACAAGACTAGCAGTTGCTCAGACACTAAATATTGAACATATTGGAGCACAAGACAAATACCTGGGACTGCCCTCTGtagttcaaaaatcaaagaaagcaaccTTTGGAGCTATCAAGGATAAAGTTCAAAAGAAGATTATGGGTTGGAAAAGAAGTCTATTGTCATCAGGTGGTAGGCACACGCTATTGAGAGCGGTGGGGGAGgcgattcctatttatacactctcttgttTCAAGCTCCCAGACACGCTGTTGACTGAGATTCATAGCATGCTCTCGCAATTTTGGTGGGTCAAAAAGGTGCAGAACGAAGAATGGTTTGGATTAAATAGGACACAATGA
- the LOC112728351 gene encoding receptor-like serine/threonine-protein kinase At2g45590, which translates to MPSRPPPLPQQQQPLSTAAPPLQHNHHHHNQRIILIGSLSLTILLLLSLLFTLLTFLYRKLSLHRTTPFPHHHHHHNNHRRYSYTLLRRATNSFSPSTKLGHGGFGSVHRATLPSGETVALKLMDSPGSLQGEREFHNELSLCSNLNSPFILSLLGFSSDRRNRKLILVYELMKNRSLQDALLDRKCPELMNWKTRFDVVVSVAKGLEYLHHCCDPPVIHGDIKPSNILLDSEFRAKIGDFGLARVKEEVGVVVVEEEVHGGDCGGGGGGDEECDRGSVVESVATGTTAGFDLERSPESFAAGRVLDSDASPAAAGTSPEVGLEKGSVLSDGLFDGVSVESGNQRRKGGGNGGGSGRDWWWKQDNGGGSESGRVKDYVMEWIGSEIKKERPKNEWVASPSSTGCDAENNGGVEGLDSEAKNKNKNKKKKQRKRLDWWASLDEEKVKNQPQQKKEKNRKPREWWKEEFCEELAKKSKKKKRSLDNNGGEAWWQNKDEDLVVVQDQKRKRKNKTSRGSIDWWLDGLSGELIRNNNGRRNSQDWVSGDIPKSGGISSTPSMRGTVCYIAPEYGGGGQLSEKCDVYSFGVLLLVLVAGRRPLQVTASPISEFERANLISWARQLAHNGRLLDLVDTNILSLDKEQALLCITIALLCLQRSPAKRPSMKEIVGMLSGEADTPHLPFEFSPSPPSNFLFKSRKKAR; encoded by the exons ATGCCCTCCCGTCCACCACCActgccacaacaacaacaaccactctCCACGGCGGCGCCACCCCTCcaacacaaccaccaccaccacaaccaaAGAATCATTCTCATCGGATCCCTCTCCCTcaccatcctcctcctcctctctctcctcttcaccctCCTCACCTTCCTCTACCGGAAACTCTCCCTCCACCGCACCACCCCCTttccccaccaccaccaccaccacaacaaCCACCGCCGCTACTCCTACACGCTCCTCCGCCGCGCGACAAACTCCTTCTCCCCGTCCACCAAACTCGGCCACGGCGGCTTCGGCTCCGTCCACAGAGCCACCCTCCCTTCCGGCGAAACCGTGGCACTGAAGCTCATGGACTCGCCGGGCTCCCTCCAAGGCGAACGCGAGTTCCACAACGAACTCTCTCTCTGTTCGAATCTCAACTCACctttcattctctctctcttgGGTTTCTCTTCCGACAGAAGAAACCGCAAACTCATACTCGTCTATGAGCTAATGAAGAATCGAAGCCTCCAAGACGCGCTTTTGGATCGCAAGTGTCCCGAGCTTATGAACTGGAAAACCCGATTCGACGTTGTAGTTTCGGTGGCCAAAGGGTTGGAGTACTTACACCATTGTTGTGACCCTCCGGTGATTCACGGTGACATCAAGCCGAGTAATATTTTGCTGGATTCTGAGTTTAGGGCTAAAATTGGGGATTTTGGGCTTGCCAGGGTGAAGGAGGAGGTTGGGGttgtggtggtggaggaggaagTTCACGGTGGTGATTGTGGTGGGGGCGGCGGTGGTGATGAAGAGTGCGATCGTGGTTCGGTGGTGGAGAGTGTGGCGACTGGGACTACTGCTGGATTTGATTTGGAGAGGTCGCCGGAGAGTTTTGCGGCGGGGAGGGTTTTGGATTCAGATGCGTCTCCGGCGGCGGCGGGGACTTCGCCGGAGGTGGGGTTGGAGAAAGGTAGCGTCTTGTCGGATGGGTTGTTTGATGGGGTGAGTGTGGAGAGTGGGAATCAGAGGAGGAAGGGTGGCGGTAATGGCGGTGGTTCCGGCAGGGATTGGTGGTGGAAACAGGACAATGGTGGAGGGTCAGAGTCAGGGAGGGTTAAGGATTATGTTATGGAATGGATTGGTAGTGAGATAAAGAAAGAAAGGCCCAAGAATGAATGGGTTGCTTCTCCAAGTAGCACAGGTTGTGATGCAGAGAATAATGGTGGTGTTGAAGGATTGGATTCGGAGGCCAAAAACAAGAAtaagaacaagaagaaaaagcagAGAAAGAG GTTGGATTGGTGGGCTTCATTGGATGAGGAGAAGGTGAAGAATCAGCCGCagcagaagaaggagaagaatcgGAAGCCGAGGGAGTGGTGGAAGGAGGAGTTCTGTGAGGAGCTGgcgaagaagagcaagaagaagaagaggagcctTGATAACAATGGTGGTGAAGCTTGGTGGCAGAACAAAGATGAGGACTTGGTGGTGGTTCAGGatcagaagaggaagaggaaaaacaAGACCAGCAGAGGGAGCATTGATTGGTGGCTTGATGGTTTGAGTGGTGAACTAATCCGAAACAACAATGGCAGAAGGAATAGCCAAGATTGG GTGAGTGGTGACATACCGAAGAGTGGTGGAATCAGCAGCACTCCAAGCATGAGGGGGACTGTGTGTTATATTGCTCCTGAATATGGTGGTGGTGGCCAATTATCTGAGAAATGTGATGTATATAGTTTTGGTGTtcttcttttggttttggttgctGGGAGGAGACCCCTTCAAGTGACAGCATCGCCGATCTCGGAATTCGAGAGGGCTAATTTGATTTCATGGGCTAGGCAACTTGCTCACAATGGCAGGCTATTGGATCTTGTTGACACTAACATTCTTTCATTGGACAAGGAACAAGCTTTGCTCTGCATCACAATTGCCTTGTTGTGCCTCCAGAGATCGCCTGCGAAGAGGCCGTCCATGAAGGAGATTGTGGGGATGCTCTCCGGCGAGGCTGACACGCCTCACTTGCCATTCGAGTTCTCGCCGTCGCCGCCCTCAAATTTTCTCTTCAAGTCCAGGAAGAAGGCTCGGTGA
- the LOC112730583 gene encoding uncharacterized protein → MAETTRDEDRTEEDNRKGGRNVIQLKEADISEGINACSNSLYGRLFASKTFSIGTMGNALKAIWGNPEGFSVSDKGDNSFQFFFNKEVDVVRIERGSPWLFKDYVLHVKRWKEDQNCDEEIISNFSVWVQFWGLP, encoded by the coding sequence ATGGCTGAGACAACGAGGGATGAAGATCGGACCGAGGAAGACAACCGGAAAGGAGGTAGGAATGTGATTCAACTAAAAGAGGCAGACATATCAGAAGGTATTAACGCTTGCTCCAATAGTCTCTATGGCAGACTCTTTGCTTCCAAAACCTTCTCAATTGGAACCATGGGGAATGCTTTAAAGGCTATATGGGGAAACCCGGAAGGATTTAGCGTGAGTGACAAAGGGGATAATTCCTTccaattcttttttaataaagaagtgGATGTCGTGCGTATTGAACGTGGTTCTCCATGGCTATTCAAAGATTATGTGCTCCATGTCAAGAGATGGAAGGAAGATCAGAACTGTGATGAAGAGATTATTTCCAATTTTTCAGTTTGGGTTCAATTTTGGGGCTTGCCATAA